The DNA window CGTATGTTCAGAAAAATTCTTCCAAATGGGATTTGGGAACTACCATTCCTTCATTGGGCGATGTAAGAGGAAAAATCAAATTATTGAGAAGGTTCTCTACAGGAACTGCAAAAGGAATCAATGCGACTTCATGGGCAGATAATACAACTTTTGAAATCAATAATCCGGGAGCAGCATTAAAGGTTCAGGATTATTATAAAGTAACAAATAATGATGATAAGTGGAACGGAATTTCAGGTTTGCTTAATGATGCTAAAAATGACAGCAATAACAAACTTTTCATCAATTTTACCAGTGGATACAAGCCGGGAATCTTTGGAATCCCAAGTATTCCTACCGTTTCCAACAATATTAATCCAAGACTTAAAACTTTCTTTCAGAATAACACCAAGGGATCTTTTGGGGTAATGCCAATTGATTTTGTAAATGCAGAATTATCTGAACTGATTGTAAAGACCAATTTCTAAGTTAATTAGTTGCTAGATATTTTCAAAAATAGGCTGCCTCACTTTTGAGACAGCCTATTTTATTGGCAATCCGGTTGATTAAGTCATTTATTTCTTCCAAATAAAGAAGATTACGCAGATTGTTCAGCGTTAAAAAAGTATACTAATTTTGTTGGAATATCGCTAAGACGCTAAGAATAAAAAAACTGTGCTGTTTTCAAGGCGCAAGAAAATCCAAGATTTTCATTAAACTTAAGTGTACTTTCTATATACAAAGTTTCGACTTAAAAAACTTAAGTGTTTAAAAATCTAAGGCTCTTATGGTTACAACAAAATAAAAGTGTAGCTCTTAGTTTAAGGGCTACACTTTTTAAATCAAATTAAAATGACTTCAGAAATTATTTCTCAATACCGTAAGCGGCTAATATTTTGTTGAAGATCTCTGTGTTTTCAAATAGCCCCGTAAATTCTTTAGAGTTTGGGCCGTAAGTAAAAACACTGGATGGGATTGAGGTATGGTCATTCGTACTGAAATTTCCAAATATCCAGCCCTCTTTAAGGCTTCCGTCCAAAAGCGTTAAGCCTCCGGTTTCATGATCTCCTACAACAATCACCAGGGTTTCTTTATTTTCATCGGCAAACTTCATTGCTTTTCCTACAACGTGATCAAAATCCAATAATTCGGTAACTAATTGTTCAATATTGTTGCTGTGTCCGCCACCATCTGTCTGGGAAGCTTCAATCATCATAAAAAACCCTTTTTTGTTAGATTTAAGATCATTCAGGGTAAGATCAAAAGCATCAGCTAACCAGTTTCCTCTTCCGTTGCTTATTCTCTGAGAAGCCAATGGATCAATGATCAGGGAACGATTGTCTATTTTTCCTACAGATTTGAGATCATGATAGATGTTGACTTTTGCTTCTTTAAGCTTTTGTTCGGCTTCCTGAGTCAGTCCGCTGGTAGGACCTCCGATCAGAATTTTTGTTTTGGAAGTGGCAAAATCTTTAAGAATTGGTTCTGAGCTGTTTCTGTTGTCTGAGTGTGCATAAAAATCTGCAGGAGTGGCATCCGTAAGATCTCCGGTTGAAATCAACCCTGAAACCATTCCTTTAGCAGCAATAATATCGGGAATTTGTGCTAAGGCCTTCCCTGAATTATCCACTCCAACAAATGTATTTTTTGTTTTCACTCCTGTTGCAAATGCCGTAGATCCCGGTGCCGAGTCTGTAATATAAGCATTGGATGAATTGGTCTTGGATAGCCCGGTCGCTTTCATATTGAAAACATTAAGCTTTCCCTTATTTGCAGTGAAAGCAGCATAATACTGTGGTAAAGAAGTTCCGTCCGGAATCAGGAGGATTACATTTTTCACTTTCTTATTAACTCCATCCGTTTTATAAGTCGGAGTATAGGTGATATATTCCTTTGTATTTTTATAGAAATTCTTTGGAATCGAATTCATAAATTTTTTAAGATCCGGAATATGATCGGTATTGATGTAATCTACCCCCATATCCATCAGATTTACCCATGCATTGGGAAAATCCGGAGCTCCGTAAAAACGCATCGGCTTTTGTTGAGCATGTGCTTTGTCTACGGCTGCTTTTATTTTACCGGTTTCCTCATCTCTCGGAATTCCTTTTCCGTTCCATTTTACCAATCCGGGTAAATCGGCACTGAACATTCCGATTCTTTTCAACTGGTCAGCAGTATAATTTTTATCAGAATCTCCGTCGAAATAAAGGTAGTTCGGATAATTTTTAAATTCTGTCGGCTGAGGTCTTCCTCCCGTAATCACAATTTTTATTCCTGAATTTCCGGTAATCTCAGGATACTTTTTTAAAGTGGCAACCAATGCAGCCAGAGATGTTTTATAATCCTGTTTAATATCGATCAAAAGCTGGAGTTTTTTAGCAGCATCCGGATAAATACTTCCTTTGTTCAGTTTAATCTGCTTTGATATATTATCCAGATAAAGATTTTCCAATGTTCTGTCCGGCGAAAGTTCCTTTTCAGTGTGAGCAACCCAAAGTTTCCCTTTTACAAGAAAAACATCAGCCTCAATAGAACCGAAATTAGCATAATAGGCCTGCCAGAAAGGAATTTCCTGCATGTAGTCATTGTGAGAATGTGCATTTCCCACATTGTAATTCAAATAATTCTGTGCCTGATTTTCAGTAAAAACAGCAATAGCCAGTATTGCCAATATTTTTGATAGTCTCATTCGTTTATTTTATTGTTTCTAAAGGTTGGATGAAGCGCCTTATATCATATTTCTATTTAACAGAATCGGCCCGTTTCATCATACCTTGAAAAAAACTATATCATCACAGAAGTTCTGCAATGATATAGAGGATAATATATTAGGTTAACTTTTTACCAACCTTCATTTTGTTTAATAATTCCATAGCTGTTTACAATCTCTGCTTGTGGCACAGCCCAGACATTGTGTACAGAAGGGTTAAAATTTCTTGCAGCCCAAACTACCTGCCCATTGATACCATGTAAAGGCTTGGCATAATTGGCCTGAGCATCTCCCCAACGAACAAGATCTCTGTGACGATCTGACCACTCACCTGCCAGCTCACAACGTCTTTCATGCTTCAGGTCTGCCATTGTACATCCGTTTTTAGGAGCCAGTCCTGCACGTTTTCTGATCATATTGATTTCCTGATCTGCATTTCCTCCTGACATCAGCAAAGCTTCTGCTTTAATAAGAATCACTTCAGAATAACGCATTATCGGGATGGCAAGATCCGTACACGGATAATCTCCGTTGGCACTCACGTGGCCACTGCTTAAAGGATATTTGAAAGCATCCATATATTTATTGAACTGGTACCCCGTCAATGAGTTGGAAGAAGCATATGTTCTTTCTGTTCCGTTAAACGTAAACTTATCGCCTAACTTAAGAATGGTAGCATTTCTTCTAAGGTCTCCCGTTTCATATTCATCATATAATTCCTTCGTAGGCTGGAAGTAACCCCATCCGTTGTATTCGCCCCAACCTTTATTTTCAAGCATAACTCCGGGAAGGATGCTACCTACCGAATTAAACTTAGGAGTACTCGGAACTGACCATATGTACTCTGAACTGTAGTTATTTTCAGCTTTAAAAACATCTGTGTAATTATTCAACAGGTTTCTGTTCCCTTTCGTCATTACTTCATTCGCCCAATACGAAGCGTTCTGCCAGTCTTTCATAAACAGATATACTTTCGCCAAAAGCGCCCAAGCTGCAGCTTTATGAGGTCTTCCATAATCTTTCGCAGGAAGTTCTGCCTGACTTGGTAATAATTCTGCCGCTTTTTTCAGATCATTAACGATGTAGTTGTAGTTTTCCATCACATTGGCTGCTCTCGGAGTCGGTCCCTCCGGTTCTTTGGTACGGTCTACGATAGGGATGCCCGCTTTTTCATTTCCATAGCTATATGCCAATTCAAAGTACATTCTGCTGCTCATAAATAATGCCTCGCCCAAATACTTGTTTTTGGTTGCCTGTGCTGCCTGGATATTATCAACATTACGAATAACACGGTTTGCCACCCCAATCACTGTATATCTTTTGTTCCATTGCGTTTCCAGATCTCCTGCAGCGATATAATTGCTGCTAAAATTCTTCACGTTATCCGCTTCACTTTTTGATCTTCCTGTTACCATATCGTCACTGGCATTGATGAACCAGAAAAAACCTCTCCCATAAAATTCACTGTCGGAAAGGGGCTTATACATAGCATTAGCTCCTGTAATCAGGTCATTCTCAGTTTTCCAGAAACTGGCTTCCGTTGGAGTTCCTTCCGGTTGTATATCAAGCTCATTGGTACATGACAGCAATGATGCCGACAGCCCTGTTATTAAAATGATTGTATTGAAAATTTTCATCTTTTTACTTTTAAATTTATTTTAGATTAAAACCCGACTTCAAGTCCGAAAATAAATGAACGGGCTTGAGGATATCTTCCGGTATCCACCCCATAAGTTTCCATTCCTACTTCAGGATCAAAACCTGTATATTTGGTAATGGTAAACAGGTTATTGGTGGTTACATACACTCTGATTTTACTCACATTAAGCTTATTATAAAGTTCTTTTGGTAAAGAATATCCTACTGTAAGGTTTTTAAGTCTCAGATAAGAACCGTCTTCTACATAAAAATCCGATACTTTGGAATAGTTACCGCTTGGATCACCTTGTACTACCCTAGGAATATTGGTGTTGGCATTCTGGGGCGTCCAGGCATTCAGGATATCTCTGTCCATGTTATAATTCTGCCCGGTTCCACCTGGATTTAATGAAATAAATTTCAATCCGTTGAAGATTTTGTTTCCATATACTCCCTGGAAGAATAAGTTAAGATCAAAGTTCTTCCATGCCATATTGTAGGATAATCCGTAAGAAAATTTAGGGTAAGGGTTTCCGAGATTTACAAAGTCATTGTTATTCAGTGTTCCGGTATTTCCGTCTTTCTTCAGGAATTTAATATCTCCCGGTTTAGCGTTAGGCTGAATGAGATTACCATTTGCATCTTTATAATTATCAATATCGGCCTGAGTCTGGAAAATTCCATCAGTTCTATATCCATAATATGAATATAGAGATTCACCTACTTTTATACGGGTTGGTTTCAATACTCCTCTCACATTATTACTGTTAACAAAGATCTCATCCACACCAGCCAATTGCTTAACCGTATTTTTTAGTTGACTAATGCTCGCCCCGATTGAATAGGTAAAGTCACCTTTGCTTTTACTGTTATAATTGATCCCTAGTTCAAATCCTTTATCCTGAAACAACCCTGCATTAACATATCGATCATTATACATTTCGGTACTCGAAAGGTTGACATTGAAGATCTGATCTGTTGAGTTTTTAACAAAATAATCAAATTGTAAAGAAAGGCTGTTACGGAAGAAAGAAGCATCAACACCGAAATTGGTTTGTTCGGATTTACCCCATTTTAGATTCTGATTAGCTTTTGTCGTAGCATAATAAGCAATATTCTGTGTCGGATCTTGTCCGAAGATAATATTGTTATCACGTGTCATTAATGGATTTACTGCCTGATAAGAGACCCCTCCAAGGTTTCCTAAAATCCCGTAACTCCCTCTTAATTTCAGATTGGAAAGCCAGGAAATTTCGTTTAAAAAATTTTCCTTGGAAGCCACCCACGCTCCCGAAACGGAATAATAATTTGCAAACTGATTTTGCTTAGACACCATAGAGGTTCCGTCTCTTCTTCCTAGTAAACTAATGATATATTTTCCCGCATAGTCATAGTTGAACCTTGCCAGATATGATGTCAGAGCCTGTTTATATTTGTAGCTAAATACTTCTTTATTCGTGTCTGCCGCATTCTGAAGATACCTGAAGGCTTCTGCTTCGCTTCTGAAATCAAAAGCTTTTGCCCTGAACCCGTCTTCAGTTGTTTTCTGAAAAGTAAACCCTGCAAGAGCATCAAAATTATGTTTGCCAAGCGTAAATTTGTAGGTAAGGAGCTGCTCAGCTAGAGAAGTTGCTACTGTATTAGACTGATATTCTAAACTATTGGTATCGAATATTTTTCCAACTTCTAACACTCTGGAGGTAAATTCCTTGATATTTCCGATTTTAAAGGTTTGAGAAAAATTGGAACGGAATTTCAAATCTTTAGCCAATGCAACTTCGATATACGGATTGATCAAAATCTCATGGGTTGGATTTTGAATACTAATCCTTTTAAGATAAGCAACAGGGTTGATCATATCTCCATAGCCTCCCGCCACATCAATCGGCAATCCTGAATAAGCTCCAGTTGGGGTATACACTGAAACGTTCGGCGGATAATACATGGCAGCGACCAGCGCTCCTGTATATCCATTTTTTGTATCTGCTGTATTTCCGTCAGAGTAATTATAGTACATATTCTCCCCGATCGTCAACCAGTCTTTCACCTTGTGTTCAGAATTTACTCTGAAATTATATCGTTTTGCCTGAGTATTTAACAGAATTCCTTCAAGATTCCTGTGGTTCATTCCTACAAAGAATCTGGATTTTTCACTTCCTCCACTCAAATTTACATTGTATTCCTGAATGGTTCCCGTACGGAAAATCTCTTTCATCCAGTTGGTTCTGGTAATTCTCCCGTCAGAATATTTATCAGCATTAAAAGCCAATGGAAGACTGCTCAGTTTTCCTGCATTGTCATAGGCCTGACGCATTACATCCTGAAATTCAGCAGCATTTAAAGATTCTTTTAATTTCCATGCCTGATTGATACCGTATTTAACATCAAAATCTACTGTCAGCTTTCCCTTTTTACCTCTTTTTGTGGTAATAAGGATAACTCCACCTGAGGACCTTGCTCCATAAATTGCTGCTGAAGCGTCTTTAAGGATGGAAATATCTTCAATATCATTTGGGTTAATATTTGGGGTTTCTTTAAAAAGTGCAGCTCCTCTACCGTATGGATTATTGGATGAACCTCCGTTAAAAACAACACCGTCTATAACATATAGCGGCGTTTCCCCGTTAACTCCTCCCAAACCACGGATATTAACTTTGGGTGAACCGTTAGGATCTCCTCCTTCATTCACAACCGTTACTCCCGGAGCTTTCCCTTGAAGTACTTCTCCTATTCCGGACAAAGATCTGGAACTCACCTTATCCAATGAAGCCTCTGAAACAGCACCAGACACCTTGCTTTTTTTCTGTGTCCCATATCCAACAACGACAACCTCGTCAATGGATTTTTCTTTTATACTGTCTTTTTTTTGAGCGAGGAACATCGGCGAAGCTGATATTGCACCAATAAGTAATACCCGGCCTGTTAGATACGTTACAGAGACGGGGATTTTAAATACATTCATGACATCCTTTTTAAATTAGATGCAAAATTAGATCAGCTTCCTTCCCCAGCTCATTAAGAGTTTCTTATGTTTTTATTAAGAAATTTTAGCTTTATTCGAACAAGCCTTACCACAAAACAAAAATAACACACTGTATTTCAACATGATACGCAAATAATGTAATCATTCCATTTTTAAGACCCATTTTACTTCGTATTAAGTTTGTTTTAAGTTTACAATGAATCAACACATCAGGGATCACAAATTAAATCAGTATCTGATTGAATCATTTTTCAGATATAATAAATAACAGAGTTCATTTTTCTTTTTTTACATTTGCTGAAATTAAAATCATACAGATTACATGACCATTATCATCACAGGAACCTCATCAGGAATCGGATTTGTACTGGCCGAATATTTTGGTAAAAAAGGACACAAAGTATACGGATTGAGCAGAAAGCATACGGAAAGTCAGTATTTCAAATCTATCCCAACGGATGTGACCGACAATACCGCTGTACAAAACGCAATCAAAGAAGTCTTGCAGACAGAATCCAGAATTGATGTTCTGATCAACAATGCCGGGATGGGAATGGTAGGTGCTGTAGAGGATTCTACTAAAGATGATATTTTAAAACTTTTCAGCCTGAATTTAGCAGGACCTGTTCAGATGATGAGTGCCGTTCTGCCTATAATGCGTGATCACAAATTTGGAAAAATCATCAATATTTCCAGTATAGGAAGTGAAATGGGATTACCTTTTCGTGGATTTTATTCCGCTTCAAAATCGGCATTAGACAAAGTAACTGAAGCGATGAGGTATGAAGTATACCCATGGAATATCGATGTATGCTCTCTTCACCTGGGAGATATTAAAACCAATATCGCCGAAAACAGGGTCATTGCTCAGGTTTCTGAACCGTATAAAAACATTTTCAATAAAGTGTATGGCCTGATGAACTCTCATGTGGACGATGGAAATGATCCTATAGAAGTGGCGGCTTATATTGAAAAGCTTTTATCAAAGAATAAATGGAACGCTCATTATTATTTTGGTAAATTCGGACAGAAAATCGGAGTTCCTTTGAAATGGATTCTTCCTCAGGGAGTTTATGAGAATTTAATGAAAAAATATAATAAACTGGACTAGTTTCAGTTATTTAGAAAAATTATTAACTGTATTTAAACCATTAAGGGATATTAAGGAGTGAAGAACGACTGAGAATGGCTTCACTTTTAAGCTCAAAATGATTAATCGGAATGCAACTTAATTCTTAATGATTTAAATAAATTTAGCATTGAAGTTATTTCTGAAAATATTTTTTGTTTTCTTCTGCGTTTTTGTACAAGCGCAGAAAAAACAGTATTGGCTGATTGATACTGAAACCAAAGTCAAGAGAAAAGTAAAAGATTCTGTTTCTGCTGTCAAGTTTCTGGACTCTTTGGCACAGAGTAATTATTTCTTTACTCAATTGAAAGAGGTAAAGATAAAAGGTGACAGTACGGAAATCTTTTATGATAAAGGAAAAAACTTCAATCAAACTTATGTAGATCTTTCTGATTCTATTGTTCAAAAGTTAAAAGTTCAGAAAGGATTTTTTACCAAAAATTTAGATTCAACCAAGAAAAGCATTAACAAAAGCTATATTGATGACGGGTATTCTTTCAGCAGAATTAAATCGAAATATAAAGGTCAGAAAAACGGGTTTCCCATCGTAGAGCTTGACATTAATAAGAATGATAAAAGAACGATCGACGGATTTGTGGTAAAGGGATACGAAAAAGTTCCTAAAAGATTTATCAAAAACCTGGAGAAGGAATTCAAAGGTAAAAACTATGATGACCAGAATCTTCTGGCCATTAATAAAAACTTCCAAAGTCACCCCTTCTTAACGTTAGAGCGTCAGCCACAGACATTGTTTACTAAGGATTCTACCAATATTTATCTGTTTTTAGAAAAGAAAAAAACCAATACTTTTGATGGAGTGATAGGTTTTGGAAATGATAAAAAGGATAAATTTACCTTAAACGGTACCATGAATGTCAATTTCAGAAATATGTTCAATGGTTTTGAAGCCATCAGTTTATACTGGCAGAGAAACCCGGATAGAGGGCAGACTTTTGACCTCCAGGTAGATATCCCCTATCTTTTTAAATCAAATGTAGGGATGAATGCAAAAGTGAATATTTACAGACAGGACTCTACTTTTGCCAACGTAAAATTCCTTCCGGCTTTTTATTACCATCTCAATAACCGAAACAAGATAGGGTTCAGAGCTACTTTAGAAACCTCAACTATTATTGATTCATTATATGCTGCAGGAAAAGATTACAACAAAAGAGGGATTGGAGTCTGGTATCAAATGACCGAACCTACAGACATTGACCTGTTCCTGTATAAAACAAAAATTAATGTCGGTTATGATTTTCTGACAACAACTTACACCAAAGGAAATATCAAATCCACGCAGAACCAGTTTTATTTCTTTGGAGAACACAACTACCACATTTCAGGGAACCATTTTCTCAATATAAAGGGTGAAGGAGCCATGATGGATTCTAAAATGGAATTTTCTGCCAACGAATTATACCGTTTCGGAGGATGGAATTCTATGCGGGGCTTTAATGAAAATTCTCTTGCCGCCGATTTCTATTATTACGGAAGTTTGGAATACCGGTACCTCATCGGCAATCAGGCCTTTTTTGACCTCTTCGGGCAATACGGACAGCTCAATAATAAATCTTTAAATGTTAAACCTAAACTCTACAGTGTCGGG is part of the Chryseobacterium lactis genome and encodes:
- a CDS encoding SusC/RagA family TonB-linked outer membrane protein, with protein sequence MNVFKIPVSVTYLTGRVLLIGAISASPMFLAQKKDSIKEKSIDEVVVVGYGTQKKSKVSGAVSEASLDKVSSRSLSGIGEVLQGKAPGVTVVNEGGDPNGSPKVNIRGLGGVNGETPLYVIDGVVFNGGSSNNPYGRGAALFKETPNINPNDIEDISILKDASAAIYGARSSGGVILITTKRGKKGKLTVDFDVKYGINQAWKLKESLNAAEFQDVMRQAYDNAGKLSSLPLAFNADKYSDGRITRTNWMKEIFRTGTIQEYNVNLSGGSEKSRFFVGMNHRNLEGILLNTQAKRYNFRVNSEHKVKDWLTIGENMYYNYSDGNTADTKNGYTGALVAAMYYPPNVSVYTPTGAYSGLPIDVAGGYGDMINPVAYLKRISIQNPTHEILINPYIEVALAKDLKFRSNFSQTFKIGNIKEFTSRVLEVGKIFDTNSLEYQSNTVATSLAEQLLTYKFTLGKHNFDALAGFTFQKTTEDGFRAKAFDFRSEAEAFRYLQNAADTNKEVFSYKYKQALTSYLARFNYDYAGKYIISLLGRRDGTSMVSKQNQFANYYSVSGAWVASKENFLNEISWLSNLKLRGSYGILGNLGGVSYQAVNPLMTRDNNIIFGQDPTQNIAYYATTKANQNLKWGKSEQTNFGVDASFFRNSLSLQFDYFVKNSTDQIFNVNLSSTEMYNDRYVNAGLFQDKGFELGINYNSKSKGDFTYSIGASISQLKNTVKQLAGVDEIFVNSNNVRGVLKPTRIKVGESLYSYYGYRTDGIFQTQADIDNYKDANGNLIQPNAKPGDIKFLKKDGNTGTLNNNDFVNLGNPYPKFSYGLSYNMAWKNFDLNLFFQGVYGNKIFNGLKFISLNPGGTGQNYNMDRDILNAWTPQNANTNIPRVVQGDPSGNYSKVSDFYVEDGSYLRLKNLTVGYSLPKELYNKLNVSKIRVYVTTNNLFTITKYTGFDPEVGMETYGVDTGRYPQARSFIFGLEVGF
- a CDS encoding alkaline phosphatase codes for the protein MRLSKILAILAIAVFTENQAQNYLNYNVGNAHSHNDYMQEIPFWQAYYANFGSIEADVFLVKGKLWVAHTEKELSPDRTLENLYLDNISKQIKLNKGSIYPDAAKKLQLLIDIKQDYKTSLAALVATLKKYPEITGNSGIKIVITGGRPQPTEFKNYPNYLYFDGDSDKNYTADQLKRIGMFSADLPGLVKWNGKGIPRDEETGKIKAAVDKAHAQQKPMRFYGAPDFPNAWVNLMDMGVDYINTDHIPDLKKFMNSIPKNFYKNTKEYITYTPTYKTDGVNKKVKNVILLIPDGTSLPQYYAAFTANKGKLNVFNMKATGLSKTNSSNAYITDSAPGSTAFATGVKTKNTFVGVDNSGKALAQIPDIIAAKGMVSGLISTGDLTDATPADFYAHSDNRNSSEPILKDFATSKTKILIGGPTSGLTQEAEQKLKEAKVNIYHDLKSVGKIDNRSLIIDPLASQRISNGRGNWLADAFDLTLNDLKSNKKGFFMMIEASQTDGGGHSNNIEQLVTELLDFDHVVGKAMKFADENKETLVIVVGDHETGGLTLLDGSLKEGWIFGNFSTNDHTSIPSSVFTYGPNSKEFTGLFENTEIFNKILAAYGIEK
- a CDS encoding SDR family oxidoreductase: MTIIITGTSSGIGFVLAEYFGKKGHKVYGLSRKHTESQYFKSIPTDVTDNTAVQNAIKEVLQTESRIDVLINNAGMGMVGAVEDSTKDDILKLFSLNLAGPVQMMSAVLPIMRDHKFGKIINISSIGSEMGLPFRGFYSASKSALDKVTEAMRYEVYPWNIDVCSLHLGDIKTNIAENRVIAQVSEPYKNIFNKVYGLMNSHVDDGNDPIEVAAYIEKLLSKNKWNAHYYFGKFGQKIGVPLKWILPQGVYENLMKKYNKLD
- a CDS encoding RagB/SusD family nutrient uptake outer membrane protein, whose product is MKIFNTIILITGLSASLLSCTNELDIQPEGTPTEASFWKTENDLITGANAMYKPLSDSEFYGRGFFWFINASDDMVTGRSKSEADNVKNFSSNYIAAGDLETQWNKRYTVIGVANRVIRNVDNIQAAQATKNKYLGEALFMSSRMYFELAYSYGNEKAGIPIVDRTKEPEGPTPRAANVMENYNYIVNDLKKAAELLPSQAELPAKDYGRPHKAAAWALLAKVYLFMKDWQNASYWANEVMTKGNRNLLNNYTDVFKAENNYSSEYIWSVPSTPKFNSVGSILPGVMLENKGWGEYNGWGYFQPTKELYDEYETGDLRRNATILKLGDKFTFNGTERTYASSNSLTGYQFNKYMDAFKYPLSSGHVSANGDYPCTDLAIPIMRYSEVILIKAEALLMSGGNADQEINMIRKRAGLAPKNGCTMADLKHERRCELAGEWSDRHRDLVRWGDAQANYAKPLHGINGQVVWAARNFNPSVHNVWAVPQAEIVNSYGIIKQNEGW
- a CDS encoding autotransporter assembly complex protein TamA, with the protein product MKLFLKIFFVFFCVFVQAQKKQYWLIDTETKVKRKVKDSVSAVKFLDSLAQSNYFFTQLKEVKIKGDSTEIFYDKGKNFNQTYVDLSDSIVQKLKVQKGFFTKNLDSTKKSINKSYIDDGYSFSRIKSKYKGQKNGFPIVELDINKNDKRTIDGFVVKGYEKVPKRFIKNLEKEFKGKNYDDQNLLAINKNFQSHPFLTLERQPQTLFTKDSTNIYLFLEKKKTNTFDGVIGFGNDKKDKFTLNGTMNVNFRNMFNGFEAISLYWQRNPDRGQTFDLQVDIPYLFKSNVGMNAKVNIYRQDSTFANVKFLPAFYYHLNNRNKIGFRATLETSTIIDSLYAAGKDYNKRGIGVWYQMTEPTDIDLFLYKTKINVGYDFLTTTYTKGNIKSTQNQFYFFGEHNYHISGNHFLNIKGEGAMMDSKMEFSANELYRFGGWNSMRGFNENSLAADFYYYGSLEYRYLIGNQAFFDLFGQYGQLNNKSLNVKPKLYSVGLGFNFFIPIGLMSFQLSNGNEFGNPFKFNDIKIHWGILSRF